The DNA segment CGATCCTTATCTGCTCGAATTCGATGCCACGATCGTCGAGACGAAACCGGTGGGCGATCGGATCGGAGTCGTGCTCGATAAGACCGCTTTCTATCCAACCTCGGGCGGCCAGCCGAACGACGTCGGTGTGATCAACGAGGCTGCGGTGGTGGACTGTATCGATGAAGAGGATGCCGGGATCGTCGTTCACGTTGTGGACCGGGAACTCCAACCCGGGCCCGCACACTGCCGCATCGATGCGGCGCGCCGGGCGGACCATATGCAGCAGCATTCGGGTCAGCATGTGCTGTCGCAGGCCTTCGTCGAGTTGTTCCAGTGGCCGACCGTCAGCTTTCATCTGGGCGCCGTGACCTGCACCATCGACCTGCCGGCCGAAGCGATCTCGAAAGAGCAGGCGGAAAAGGCGGAAGACCTGGCAAATCGCATCGTAGGTGATAACCGGAACGTCGCTGTCCGCTATCTCACGCAGGAGAACATCGCGGATGCCGGGCTGCGGAAGCCGACAGAGCGGACGGGCGAGATTCGCGTCATCGATATTTCCGGATTTGACCGCTCGGCCTGCGGCGGTACGCATGTGCACATGACCGGCGAAATTGGTCCGATCCTTATCACGGGCCTGGAACGCGCGAAGAAACAGACGCGGGTTCAGTTCATTTGTGGCGGCCGCGTGCTTCGTTACGCACGTCAGGCCAATCGGACGCTGGAAACGATCAGCCAGGCGATTTCCGCGCCTCCTTTTGAAACGGCCGGAGCCGTGCGGACGTTGTGGGATGAACATCAGATCGCGCGGAAAAGGATCGAGGATCTGGAATCGCGGCTCATGGACCACGAGGCGGCGGCATTTCCGGTGGAAAATGGCCTCGCGATCGGAGCGTTCAAAAACCGCGGTATCGAAAGCCTGAAGGTTCTAGCCGCAAAGATCTGTGCGCGGCCGGGCGTGGTTGCGCTTCTGGCTGACGAAGGGGATCAGTTGCGAGTCGTCTTCGCGCGCTCTGCGGACGGCGGCGCGGACATGAACGCCCTCCTGAAGAAAACGCTCGACCGCTTCGGCGGCCGCGGCGGCGGCCGCCCGAATCTTGCGCAGGGCGGCGGCCTGGTAGCGGATTCGGCGGATGCGGTGCTGCAGTTTGCCGCGGAGCAGATCCGCGCGTAAACAAAAAGTGGTTGAGGTGGCCATTCCCCGCCTTTCCAAGGCGGGGTGGCTGCGCCCTTAACAAAATGGTTCCGATCCTTTGGGCGCAGACGGGGCGGTTCGTAACTTCCATCAACAAAATAAGGTGCGCTACGCGGTTCCTTGATAACCGCCCCGCCCGAGCGTTCTAACGTTTGATCGCTCGGGCACCCCGCCTTGAAAAGGCGGGGAATGGTCAGTAGATTCGCCTGAATTGAGCTCCGCCTGACAGTCTCATTGACTGAACGGCGGCGCGCTCCTATCATCTCGCCGTGTTTTCCCACACGGTCGTCCTGCCTTATGAGCTTCTCCGGATCGGAACAATCACCGCGCTGTATCTCGCTTCCATTTGGGGGTGGGGATCTCTGGTTTGCGGCTGGTTGTCGCCGTCCCAAGAACGGTTGCCGGATTTCATTGCCGCCAGAGTTGTAACAGGTTGCCTTTGCTTGTACGCGGGTTTCATTGCTCTGGCATGGCTGCACGAGCTCCATCCGGTTCCAGTCTTCGCGATTCTCGCCGCCGGCCTGTTGTTGGCGGTCCTTCATCTCCGGGGACTCGCGGGAAGACTCCGGACCAAATGCGTCGAAATATCACGCTGGCCTCTCGTCGATCGATTCCTCCTGGCGCTGGTATCTCTCCTGGCGCTCCTTCAACTGGCATGCGCTTTCACACCGCTCACCTTTTACGACACTCAGGTTTATCAGCTTCTGGCGCCGGCCGAATTTCTGCGCGCGGGCTACCTCGTTCACATTCCATGGAACGTCCTCACAAACAGTCCTCAAGCGGTGCAATTGACGCTGGGCATGTCCTGGGTTGCGGATCCCACAGGCAATACGTTCAAACTGTTGATGGCTTCTCTGGGATTCATGATTCTTCTGGCCGCCGCCCGGATCGGTCTGGAACTTGGAATTCGTGCCGGTCTCCTGAGCGCCTTGTTTGTTGCCGCTTATCCCGAGTTCTGGATTCATCAGACGCTGGGTGTCGTCGATCTTTCCATTGCCGCCTTCCTCATTTTTGGCGCGGTCTGGTGTCTGGAAGCGTTCCGGCTGCAGGACTGGAGCCGCGCGATCCTGGCCGGCATCGCGTTTGGTTTTGTGGTCGGATCGCGTTACCAGGGAATCCTCCTTGTGGGCTGGATCGTGCTTGCGGCCATGGTCTGGGAACGGGTGGATGTTCGTAGAGCCGCAGCGGTTGGCGCGATCGCGTCGGCCCTGACCCTTCCGTGGCTGATCCGGAACTTCGCGGCCTTCGGAAATCCGGTGTATCCGCTCATGCACGGTTTGCTCGGAGGAGCGGAGTGGTCGGCGGCCCAGGCGGCCGTGCTGCAAAGCGTGGTAACGGGGCCGGGCTTGTCGGCTCTTCATCCCGCACAGATGTTGATAGCGCCTTTCCGCGCGCTGCTGATGTTCCCCGCTAACGGACTCTTCGGCATTCCGGTGCTGTTGGCCGGGATCGTTGCTGCCTTCTCGAATCGCGTCAAAGGACTGCGTGTTTATGCCGTAATCGGCATCGGAGGACTGATCGCCTGGGGGCTCTTACACCCGACGCGGGGCGTCGAACTCCTCCGATACAACGCCGCAAGCCTTATTCTCCTTCTGGCGTGCACCGGCGCGCTCCTGGCGGGCAGAGCGCTCTATCCAGCGGTGGCTCTCGCGGTGATATCGGCGGTGATCGGTATCGCTTCCCTGAGTGGAATTTTTCCGGTCTGGCGCTCCCTCGCGAATGCGGAAGTTCGAATGGAAGTGGTTCAAGCGAACGTCCCGTCCTGGCAGGCTCTGGACTTTGCGAATGCCAGACTCGATCCCGTGCGCGATAAGGTGCTCCTGATCGGAGAGACGCGAGGCCTGTGGTTAAAGGCTCCTTTCGTCGCGCCTTCGGCATACAACGGCCGGCAATTGGTCGAACTCTTCGATCAACGGAGCGGGCCACCCGTATGGACACAGCGTCTCCATGTGCTGGGAATTACTCATATCCTGATCTGCAGTTCCGAATGGCAGCGCCTCGCGGATACGGTCGACTACTTTCGTCTCCCGGATGATCACCTCCATCTCTTCCTGAACTGGCTGCATACGCTTCCCGTGATGTTCGATGACCATCACGGGAATGCGCTGCTCGCGGTGTGATCTATTGGAAATTCGCGATTGAAAACCGTACTCGTCGAATTATGACGGATTGCATGACGGGTGGCAGTCTTGCATTGTGGTATATATTCCGATTCAACGTTCTTTGTAACATAACGAGTTCGTTCCGCGAGATTCCAAAACCGAATGACACCGAAACCCGCAACCTCGGCAGAATACCGTCAGGCCCCCGCCCCTCCAGCACCAACTGCACGGAAATACATCGAGTATCCCGGTAAAGACCTCGATGCCATGGCCTTTGCGTCGAATTATCGGCGCTGGATCATGGAGATGCTTATGCCTTTTATCGGGCGGCGCATTGTCGAGGTGGGTGCCGGCACGGGTAGCTTTTCGGAGCTGTTTCTTGCAACGAAGCCGGAGAATCTGACCGTATTAGAGCCATCGCCCAATCTGCACTCCAGGCTGACCAGCCACCTTCCTCTCCTCGCTCCGGCAGGTAATCTGAAACTCCTCCAATCCACTTTTACGGAGGCATTGGCAGATGGAATTGGAATGAAAGCCCGTTCTTTCGACACGGCGGTTTACATCAATGTGCTCGAACACATCGAAGAAGACGAGGCTGAACTGAGTTCGGTCTTTGAGGCTCTTCCTTCCGGCGGCCGTATTTTGATCTTCGTGCCTGCCCTGTCGTTTCTGATGAGTCCGATGGATCGGGAAATGGGGCATTTTCGACGTTACAGCCTGCAGGATTTGAAGACGAAGTGCCTTTCTGCGGGATTTTCCGTCCCGATGGCACGTTATTTCGATGTCCTGGGGATTGTTCCATGGTGGATCAAGTTCCGTCTTCTGAAGTCAACACAGCTGGGGCCCGAAGCAGTCCGAATGCACGATCGATTTGTAGTCCCTATTTCGAGGGCCCTTGAAAATCTGGCGACCCCGCCGTGCGGCAAGAACATCATTCTGATCGGCGAAAAAGGGTAACTTGTGTGGACCAAAGCCAGGCCAACCCTCACATTCATTGCGAGTGCAGCGCTGGTAGCCTGCGCGTATTGGAACCTCGTTTCGTTCTTTTCAGCGAGCCTGGATCTTCCCCCGCGGGCAGCTGACGAGTTGGTAGTGCGGGAAGCGCGTATGGCCGGGATTCGGATGAATCTATTGTCGCTGGGTTATACCGGCGAAATCGGCTTTGTTACGAACAGCTCCCTCCGTGGACAGCCGCCCTCACCCGATGACGAGAAGCGCTGGGGACAGTCACAGTATGTGATGATTCCGTGGGTCATGGTCCGGGGCAGGCTCGACACTGAATTTGTGCTCGCTGACTTTTGGGACGGACCGCCAGTTTCGCCAATGACTGGACTGTCACCGTTTTATGACGCTGGAAGCGGGCTTATCCTTTTCCGCAGGAATCAACCTTCGCAATGAATTCAGATTTGATTCTATTTGCAGTCAGCGTCCTTATTTCGTTCGTTGCCGGCTTTTGCCTGACTTCGTCGTTGTTGCCGAGCCGCATGTTCTGGCTTAGTGTGGCTATCGCGCCGGGGGCAGGTTGCGGGATCTGCGCCATTTTGTTCTTTTGCTTTCGCCGGCCAATGTTCACTGCAGAGGTATTGCTGACGGCCGCATGTACCTGGCTGTTGTGGCGCAACGGGAGACGGATTCTTGCAAGTGTCCGGCTCTCGGCCGGGCCGGGCTCGCCGCTCGCGCTCATGCTGCCTGCGCTGACGTTGGTGTTCGCGGGCTTCGGCATCAGAATCGCCCGAACGCCACACGGAGCCTATGATGGCTGGGCGGTCTGGAACTGGGAAGCCCGTCTTCTGTATCGCGGTGGCTCGCACTGGCGCGCCTTTCTACCATTCGCTTATCACGGGGATTATCCTCTGCTGGTGCCTTCGATAACCGCCCGATTCTGGCGATATATGGGAATGGAAGTACCGGAGGCCGGTGCATGGCTCGGAGTGGTACTTGCCCTTTGTTCGATCGCTGTTCTCGTACTTACGCTGGCCGAACTGCGCAGTGCGAGGCTCGGAACGCTATTCGGACTCACACTTATCGGCACGCCCTCATATCTCAACTATGCGACGTCGCAGTATGCGGACGTACCCGTAGGATTTTTCTTCCTGGCAAGCCTGGCATTGATCGCGATTTATTTTGAGCATGAGTCAGAGCCGGAGAGCCGGCGAATCATGATGCTGGCTGGGTTTCTCGCCGGCTGCTCGGCGTGGACCAAGAATGAAGGCATCGTTTTCATCATCGCGCTATCGATAGCTTTGCTCATGCCTGTTATTCACAAGAGCGCCGAGACCCTGCGGCGGGTGTTGGCTTTTGGAGCAGGAGCTGCAGTCCCTTTAATAGTCGTTATCGTTTTCAAGGCGACAAACAACGTTCAGAACTACATCATCGCGTATCACGAGGGAAAGCTCCAACTCATGCTTCATCTGGATCGGCACGAGATGATCTTGAGTTATCTGGGCAAATATATCTTTTCATCCGGAGGGTGGGCCATCTCTCCGTACATTCCGTTGCTGGCTTTGATCCTTGCCTGGGGTTTTCAGCGGCGCATATTCAAGAGTGACGGATGGCGGACGCTGCTGATAACTCTGCTTTTCGTTTGCGCCGGATACTATTTTGTATATCTGACGACGCCGGCAGACCTGAAATGGCATATCGAAACCTCGATGGAGCGATTGTTTCTGCAGCTTTGGCCGTCGTTCTTGTTGCTCGCCGGACTGATGTGCCGGCCCGCGTATATACCAGGAAATTCGCGGGGTTGGCTCGTTCGGCCACGGGAACCGCTCACGCATGATGGCAATCCGTTATGGCCCGTACTATAAGGAAGCTTGTGGGCAAATGAGGAGAACGACAGAGACTGAAGAAGTATTTTCGTATTCAGACGACAGCCAGATCCGCAAAGGCCGTCGAGAGGGTCTGTTTCTCCTTCTGGCCTTTGGCGGATTTATCGCGCTTGCGCTGGGGACGAATTATCCCGTATTGCGCGGCAAGGTGCCCTTTGCAAGGGACTTGGTTACGCAATTTCCGCCTTGGACCGGCGCCTCTTATCCAGACACGACGCATCACGCAGAAGTCGGTGATTCCGTAACCCTTTTTTATCCGTGGCGGGTTTTCCAGGAAGCGGCTCTTCGTCGCGGCGAGTTTCCGCTTTGGAATCCTGCGATTCTTGCAGGGACGCCCTTTCTCGCTGAAGCCCAGTCGGCTTTGTTCTATCCGATTCATCTCCTTCTGTTTCTTATGTATCCGCCGACGTTCTGGACTTTCAACCTTCTGTTGAATCTGGCGTTGTCCGGATTTTTCACGGTTCTCTTTCTACGTTCGATTGGAGCTTCACGCAGCGGCGCATTTGCTGCAGGGATTATTTTTTCCTGCTGCGGTTTTCTCGCGGCGTGGCAGTCGTTCAGCTCCCTTGCGGACACGGCCATCTGGCTGCCGTGCATCCTTTGGACCGTAAACCGGTTATGCTCGAGACCGTCGATCGGATACATGATCGTAAGCGCGTTCGCCTTTGCAATGCCGGTGCTGGCCGGCCATCCCGAGACCGCTCTGCATGTGATACTCATGGCATCGGCGTTCGCGATCTGGCAGTGCATCGCGATCGGCTGGAAGAAGGGACCCGCGGGACGCCTTCTGCTGTGGTTTACCGCAACAGGATTGCTTTCGCTGGGTCTCACAGCCGTGCAATTGCTGCCCACACTGGAGTGGATTCCGCTTCTACCGTACAGCCTTGCGCTGCACTGGCCGCCGTTGCAAACCCGCTCGATCCTGGCGTTCTTTTCGCGGGACCTGCTCGCGAATCCAAATTCGGCAGGGCTGCTTATTCCCGAGAACGCGGCCTATGTGGCCCCGATTGCGTTCCTTCTAGCGCCGCTCTCGCTGTTTACACGGAACCGTCGTAGTGCCTGGTTCCTGGTGCTGGCAGGCGCCTTGGGCACTTGTACGGTTTACGGTTGGTGGCCCGTTCATTCGATCGTAGATCACATCCCTATGTTGGCGGGTGTAAGGAATGGACGCATGCTTCTGCTGGTGGACTTCAGTCTGGCCGGCCTCGCAGGACTGGGAATCACGGCTTTGGAGAGCGAACTCTCCGCAATTACGATCTCTCGAAGGTGGATGTGGAGTGCGATCGCTATTCCCCTGGCGTTTGCGGCCGCGTGTATCTGGAGGATAGCGATTTCAACAGGATCGGTTGTTCCGGCATTGCGTGGTCCCGAATCGACTGCGCTGTTCCTGATATTGGGATTCGTACTGATCGCACTGCGAATAACGAACGCGCTGAATGCGAGGCCGTTTTTTTGTCTTCTTCTGTTACTATTGGCCGTCGATCTGGGTACATTCCGCACCGGTATCCTGCCGTTTGCGCGCCGCAGCGAAATCTTTCCGAAGGCGCCCACGTTTGACTTTTTTAAAGCACACGCCGATCCATACCGCTTCCGGGTTGCCGCTCTCGACAGTACCTACATCAACAATGCAGAGATGATCTACGGGCTGGCAGCCGTAAATGGGTACGATATGACGCTCGTCCGGTTCAAGAATTTCCTGGCTGATCTTGAAGAGCCGGCCACCCATACCATAACTCTCATCGCAAAATCGGTCGCAAACGCCCCTGATCGCCGCATGGATCTCCTCAATGTCAAGTACCTTGTGGGAACGCCATGGAACGACAGTTATGCGGCCCTTAACGGTAGGCCGGACCGCTTCAAACTCGTGTTTTCCGATGGACCGGTGAGCGTTTTTGAAAACCTTAACGTACTGCCTCGCAGTTTCTTCGTGCCGGCCTCGAAGGGTTCCATCGAAGTTCAGCCTGACGAACAGCGGGAACTGCTCCGGTTAAAAGATCCCTCATTCGATCCGGAGAAATCCGTCATCTTGCAGGCCCTACCGCCAAGCCTCGCGGGAGCCTACACGCAGAACGGCGTTACCGTACCCGACGTTCCGAATGCCGTCTCCATTGTTTCCGGACGCACGAATGGGATGGACCTCGCTGTTGAGAATGCTCAACCGGGAGTTCTTATCGTCAGCCAAACGTTCTATCCCGGTTGGCTGGCTGTCGTCGATGGAGAGGAAACCGCAGTCGTTCCAGCGGACTATGCTCTCGTCGGTATTCCACTCCGCCCGGGGGCCCACACTATCAAGCTCGAATTCCGGCCGTTGAGTTTTCGGATTGGTCTGATCATTTCGGTTCTGTCAATTCTACTTGCAGCGGGATTGCTGGTTGGTCGAACGACTGCTCTGCGCCGGCGAAGGCACAGAGCAGCGGAAGAGGAAAGTTAGGCAAAGCCTCACGCTCATTGCGATTCTGGCGATACATGGGAAGGGATGTACCCGAAATCACCGCTGCTTGCGGAAATGGGCCGCCGGAAAAAAGTAACCCCGGGGCAGGGCGGTTTATGAGTTAGGATGTCGGAGATGGAACTCCATCCGGTTATCGACATGCCGCGTCCGCGGTCCTTGATTCTTCGCATGGACATCACGAACATCTGCAATCTGGATTGCATCGGATGTGCATTGGTGGACGATCGAAAATCGTTCGGCGAGCCGGCGGCATCCATGCAGGTCGGCATCTTCGAAAAGATTGCTTCCGAAGTGTTTCCATACCTTTCGGAAGTCGCCCTCTCGTGCGAGGCGGAGCCGACCCTCCATCCTCAGTTTGCGCGGATCATGAAGACCATCGCCGACAGTAACCCTCCGCCGGTTCGGATGACGACGAACGGTACGATGTTTACCAAAGAGCGGCTGGACGCCATATTCGACGCCGGCATTTTCGGCATGAACGTTTCCATCGATGGTTTCGCCGCCGAAACGTTCGCCCGCCTGCGAAAAAACGGCCAGATCTCGACAGTATTTGAAGGCCTCGATGAAATCGTGCGCCGCAAAACGGCTTTGGGCCGCGGCGCTATGGATCTTCCGCGTATCTCGATTAATTACACGTTGATGAAGTCCACTCT comes from the Terriglobia bacterium genome and includes:
- a CDS encoding DHHA1 domain-containing protein; translation: DPYLLEFDATIVETKPVGDRIGVVLDKTAFYPTSGGQPNDVGVINEAAVVDCIDEEDAGIVVHVVDRELQPGPAHCRIDAARRADHMQQHSGQHVLSQAFVELFQWPTVSFHLGAVTCTIDLPAEAISKEQAEKAEDLANRIVGDNRNVAVRYLTQENIADAGLRKPTERTGEIRVIDISGFDRSACGGTHVHMTGEIGPILITGLERAKKQTRVQFICGGRVLRYARQANRTLETISQAISAPPFETAGAVRTLWDEHQIARKRIEDLESRLMDHEAAAFPVENGLAIGAFKNRGIESLKVLAAKICARPGVVALLADEGDQLRVVFARSADGGADMNALLKKTLDRFGGRGGGRPNLAQGGGLVADSADAVLQFAAEQIRA
- a CDS encoding class I SAM-dependent methyltransferase gives rise to the protein MTPKPATSAEYRQAPAPPAPTARKYIEYPGKDLDAMAFASNYRRWIMEMLMPFIGRRIVEVGAGTGSFSELFLATKPENLTVLEPSPNLHSRLTSHLPLLAPAGNLKLLQSTFTEALADGIGMKARSFDTAVYINVLEHIEEDEAELSSVFEALPSGGRILIFVPALSFLMSPMDREMGHFRRYSLQDLKTKCLSAGFSVPMARYFDVLGIVPWWIKFRLLKSTQLGPEAVRMHDRFVVPISRALENLATPPCGKNIILIGEKG
- a CDS encoding YfhO family protein; this encodes MRRTTETEEVFSYSDDSQIRKGRREGLFLLLAFGGFIALALGTNYPVLRGKVPFARDLVTQFPPWTGASYPDTTHHAEVGDSVTLFYPWRVFQEAALRRGEFPLWNPAILAGTPFLAEAQSALFYPIHLLLFLMYPPTFWTFNLLLNLALSGFFTVLFLRSIGASRSGAFAAGIIFSCCGFLAAWQSFSSLADTAIWLPCILWTVNRLCSRPSIGYMIVSAFAFAMPVLAGHPETALHVILMASAFAIWQCIAIGWKKGPAGRLLLWFTATGLLSLGLTAVQLLPTLEWIPLLPYSLALHWPPLQTRSILAFFSRDLLANPNSAGLLIPENAAYVAPIAFLLAPLSLFTRNRRSAWFLVLAGALGTCTVYGWWPVHSIVDHIPMLAGVRNGRMLLLVDFSLAGLAGLGITALESELSAITISRRWMWSAIAIPLAFAAACIWRIAISTGSVVPALRGPESTALFLILGFVLIALRITNALNARPFFCLLLLLLAVDLGTFRTGILPFARRSEIFPKAPTFDFFKAHADPYRFRVAALDSTYINNAEMIYGLAAVNGYDMTLVRFKNFLADLEEPATHTITLIAKSVANAPDRRMDLLNVKYLVGTPWNDSYAALNGRPDRFKLVFSDGPVSVFENLNVLPRSFFVPASKGSIEVQPDEQRELLRLKDPSFDPEKSVILQALPPSLAGAYTQNGVTVPDVPNAVSIVSGRTNGMDLAVENAQPGVLIVSQTFYPGWLAVVDGEETAVVPADYALVGIPLRPGAHTIKLEFRPLSFRIGLIISVLSILLAAGLLVGRTTALRRRRHRAAEEES
- a CDS encoding radical SAM protein, coding for MSEMELHPVIDMPRPRSLILRMDITNICNLDCIGCALVDDRKSFGEPAASMQVGIFEKIASEVFPYLSEVALSCEAEPTLHPQFARIMKTIADSNPPPVRMTTNGTMFTKERLDAIFDAGIFGMNVSIDGFAAETFARLRKNGQISTVFEGLDEIVRRKTALGRGAMDLPRISINYTLMKSTLHELIPLIEYARRWGLEDFTVTHVYSPYSKDMRHEFLSDWPKETDSVLIKAQEKCREYGFTPRFPALFHPAKPPVWQRLAAKLRPAPMLPVAVAPSQPGPACSAPWNMLKIRWDGSVHPCDLWNFHHPLA